The Mesorhizobium sp. AR02 genomic interval ATCGGCAAGCTGATCACCGACGCCGTCAACACCCGCAACTACCCGGTCGTCATGGGCACGGTGCTGATCATGACCGCCATCTATGTCTCCATCACCATTGCCGCCGATCTTTTGATCGCGCGGCTCGATCCGAGGGTGCGCGATGTCTTCCGTGGCTGACGCCTCGTTGTCCGTTCCGGACCGACAACGGTTTCCGCTGCTGCGCGCACTGCTCGCCGATCCGTTCACCTGCGTGGCGCTGATCCTGGTCACCGGCTTCCTCGTCACCGCCATCTTCGCGCCATGGCTGGCGCCCTATTCGCCAGTCAAGATCGACGTGCTGCACAAGCTGCAGCCGCCATCGGTGGAGCATTGGTTCGGTACCGATCATCTCGGCCGCGATCTGCTGTCGCGGGTCATCTACGGCGCGCGTACGGCGCTGACGATCGCCATGGTGTCGGTGGCCATCGCCGGGGCCATCGGCCTGATGCTCGGCCTGATTGCCGGCTACGGCCCACGCTGGCTCGACGCCATCCTAGTGCTGAGCTTCGACAGCCTGAATTCGCTGCCGATGATCATGTTCGCACTCGCCATCATCACCGTGCTCGGCGCCGGCACCGGCACGCTGATCATCGTCATCGCCGCGACCTCGTTTCCGAGCTACGCCAGACTGATCCGGGCGCAGACGCTGGCGCTGAAGAACAGCGACTATATCCTCGCGGAGCGGCTGATCGATGCCAGTGGCGCGCGCATCATCTTCAGCCATCTTCTGCCCAATGTCGTCGGCTCGCTGATCATCCTTCTGTCGATGGACATTCCGGTCGTCATCATGGTCGAGGCGGGCTTGAGCTTCCTCGGTCTGGGTGTCAGGCCACCAACCCCGTCCTGGGGCTCGATCCTCTATGACGGCTACACCTCGATCCGTGCCGCACCGTTCATGGTCATTTTCGGCGGGCTGCCGCTGGTGCTGGCGACGCTTGGCTTCACCTTCCTCGGCGAGGGCCTGCGCGACTATCTCGATCCGCGCCTGCAACTGCGGAGGCCGGCATGACAGGCTCGCTCGCCGCCAGCGATCTCAGCGTCCGATACGAGACGCCGCATGGCGCGGTGCACGCGCTTCGCCATGTCGACATCGCGGCGCATCCCGGCGAGGTGATCGGTATTGTCGGCGAGAGCGGCTGCGGCAAGTCCACCCTGGTCACCGCTCTGGCCAATCTGCTGCCGGCCAATGCCCGCATCGATGGATCGATCCGCTACAACGGCGTCGACCTGGCGAAGCTCGATGCGCACCGCCAGCGGCTGCTGCGCGGTGATGAAATCGCGTTGGTCAGCCAGGATCCGATGACGGCGTTCAACCCGGTGCTGACCATCGGCGACCAACTCGTCGACTTCCAGCACCACCGCAAGGACCTTGGCCGGGCACAGAAGCGGGCGCGCATCGCCGCCATGCTCGGCCGCGTCGGCATTGCGGACGCCGAACGGCGCATGCAGAGCTATCCGCACGAACTGTCCGGCGGCATGCGCCAGCGCGTCGCCATCGCCGCCGCTCTGCTGACCGATCCCGGCCTGCTCATCGCCGACGAGCCGACGACGGCGCTCGATGTCACCATGGAGGCGCAGATCATCCATCTGCTGCGTGAACTCCGCCGCGAATACAACGGCATCATCATCGTCGTCTCGCACCATCTCGGCGTCATCGCCGAACTCTGCGACCGGGTCTATGTCATGTATGCCGGCGAGGTGGTCGAGGGCGGCGAGGTCGACGCCATCTTCCACGACGCCCAGCATCCCTACACGCAAGCGCTGCTCGCCTGCGATCCTGCCCGCTTCCATAAGCGGCTGAACAGGCTGCCGACCATTCCGGGATCGCTGCCCAACCTGACCCAACCGCCGTCGGGATGCGTCTACGCACCGCGTTGCGACCGCGCCTTCGCGCCGTGCGGTTCCATCGCGCCACCGCTGGTCAAACTCGCCGCGGCCCATGTCGCGCGCTGCCATGCGGTGACGCCATGAGCCCGCTGCTCGCCGTCGAAGACCTCTCCGTGAGCTTCGTTCGGGGCGGCTTGCTCAACCGGCTGATCAATCCGTTCCCGCTGCTAGGCTTCAACGTCATCGACGGTGTGACGCTGTCGCTGATGCCGGGCGAGACGCTCGGGCTGGTCGGCGAATCCGGTTCCGGCAAAACCACGCTGGCCCGCACAATCCTGGGCCTCGTGCGAGCCGCTGCGGGCCGCATTGTCTTCGAGGGCAGGGACGTGCAGACGCCGGCTGATTTTCGCGCCATGCGACGGCGCTCGGCGATGATGTTCCAGGACCCGGTGGCCTCGCTCAGCCCGCGCTTGCGCATCGGCACGCTGCTGACCGAACCGCAGATCATTCAGGGGCTGCCGATGCCGGATCGCCGCGCCGCCGCCAGGGCGCTGCTGGCGCTGGTGGGGCTGCCGGCATCCTTCGTCGACCGCTTCCCGCATGAGCTGTCGGGCGGGCAGGCGCGTCGCGTCGGCGTTGCGCGTGCCCTGGCAATGAAGCCGCATCTGCTGCTTGCTGATGAGCCGACCGCCGGCCTCGATGTCTCTGTACAGGGCGACGTGCTCAACCTGATCGGCGAGCTCAAGCGCGAACTCGGTTTTGCCGCCATGATCGTCACTCACAACCTCGCCATGATCCGTCACGTCAGCGACCGGCTGGCCATCATGTATCTCGGCCGGCTGGTCGAGACCGGACCGACGCAGGACGTGTTCTCCGCGCCGATGCATCCTTACACGGCGACGCTGATCCAGTCGGAACCGATCCCCGACCCGCGCCGGCGCAGCCAGACCCCTGGCGTCACCGGCGAGATCCCGAGCGTGTTCCGGCGGCCCTCGGGGTGCGAGTTCCACACGCGCTGCCCGATCGCGCGCGAGCGCTGCAAGACCGAGGCGCCGGCCTACCGGCCGATGGGCGCCGATCGGATGGTGCGCTGCCATTTCCCGCTGGTTTCAGGCGGGCAAGAACGGGAGGCCTTCTCACGCGCTTCCGCAAACCAAAGGGGAAACTGAGATGACAGAATGGACCATGGACAGACGTGCATTCCTGAAAGCGGCCGGCGTACTCGGCGCCGGTCTGGCGATGAAGCCAGGTTTTGCCTGGTCGGCGGCCGGCGACACGCTGCGCATCCGCATGGAGGGCGACCTGCAGTGCCTCGATCCCGCCTTCATGAATGGCGGCATCGAGGATGTCATGATGCGCGGCATCTATGTCTCGCTGAACCATTTCGGCGATATCCGCAAGGGCTCGCCCTGGTCGTTGTGGGGCGCGGAAAAGCTCGAACAGAAAGACGCCAAGACCATCGCCTTCACCCTGATCGACGGGCTGAAATGGTCTGGTGGCTTCGGCGCGGTCACATCAGACGACGTGAAATTCTCGTTCGAGCGCATCGCTGACAAGGCGCTGGCATCGCCCTGGGCCTACCAGTTCGAAAAACTCGATCGCGTCGAGGTTGTCGATGCCCGCAACGGCATCATCCACCTGAAGGAACCTTACCAGCCGATCTTCGTCACCAGCCTGCCCTATTATGGCGGCCACATCATCAGCCGCGCCGGTACCGAGAAGGCTGGCGGCAAGTTCACCACGCAGCCGCCGGCAACATGCGGGCCCTATCTCTTCTCCGACTGGCAGCAGAAGCAGAAGGTGACGCTATCAGCCAACCCGGACTGGCCGGGTCCAAAGCCGGATTTCGGCAAGGTCGAGATCTATGTCGTGTCGGACGATCAGGCCGCCCAACTCGCCTACGAGGCCGATGCCTTCGACTACACCAAGATCGCCATTTCGGCGACCAAGGCGGTCAAGGCGAGCCCACCCGCCGACACGACGCTGATCGAGGCGCAATCGACCCGTTATGTCTGGCTGACCATCAACATGCTGAGCCCACGGCTCAAGGATTTGAAAGTCCGCCAGGCGGTGCAGTATGGCGTCGATGTCGGGCAGGTACTCACCGGCGTCTATGACGACCTGACCAAACGCTCCACCGGCGTCGTCCAGCCCGGCACCAAATTCGCGAGAGCCTCGAATCTGATCGCGGCGCCCGACTATGAGAAGTCCGCAGCGCTGCTCAAAGAGGCCGGCGTCAGCGATCTGTCGCTGACCCTGACGGTGATGAACGATTCCATCCGCACGGCGACCGCGCAGATTATCCAGGCGAGCCTAGAACAGGCCGGCATCAAGGTCGAGATCCAGCCCTATGACGAAGCCGCTTTCTGGGGCGTCGGCGACAAGACGCAAGGCGACGGCTACAAGAACATCGACCTGGCGTTGATGGATTTCGCCGGCGGCATCGATCCGTCCGAAAACCTGGTGTGGTTCCGACCCGACCAGATCGGCGCCTACAACTGGTCCGGCTTCGACAGCGCGGAGTTCGAGACCAGCTATCAGCAATTGGTGGCGGAAAGCGACGAGGCCAAGCGCATCGTCCTGTCGAACCGCATGGAGGATTTGATGGAACAGTCCGGCGGTTTCGTCTTCATCTGCCACCAGCCGCTGGTCGCCATCCACAAGACCGCTTTCGACCCGGTTATTTATCCGGACGGTCACCCCAATCCGGTGCTGTTCAAGAAGAAGGCATGAACGTGCTTCCGTGGACAGGAAGGGCATAATCGATTAGCTGGGGTTCATGACGGAAGCCCAACCAGATGGTGCAAAAAAGAAGCGCGGCGCAAAGAAATCGCCGCCGCGCTTCAGCCGCGAGCAGGCGGATGTGCGCCGCTCCATGCTGATCGAGGCGGCGACGCGCTGCCTGTCGGTCGGCGGTATCGGCGCCTTCACCATCGATCGTATCTGCAAGGAGGCCGGCGTCTCGCGCGGCCTCATCAACCACCATTTCGAAAGCCTCGATGGATTGCTGGTCGAGGTCTACAAATCCTCGCTCTATGCCAGCGTCAACAACCAGATCGCCGAAGCCAAGCGCCGCCGCGCCGAAACATCGGACTGGTCGCCGCAGGCGGCACTTGCCGCTTTGGTGCATTCCAATTTTTCGCCCGGATATTTCAGCCGCGAGAACCTGCTGATCTGGCTGTCGCTGTGGGGCGAGATCGCTGTCAACCCGCGGCTCAAGGCGGCGCATCGCGAACTCTACGACGCCTACCGGGCGGAGCTTGCCGAGGACATCGCCGCGGTCGCGGTGCCGCGCGGCAGGCAAGTCGACGCGCCCGCGCTGGCACGCAATTTCATCGCGCTGGTCGACGGGCTGTGGCTCGAATGGTGCCTCGACGAAAGCGTGGTGACGCCACAGGCGGCGGAGGCGGCGGGGTTCGAGATGCTTGAAGGGCAGGTGGGGCCGCTGCGGGGCGGATAAGAATTTCAGGTCGGCGCTGTACCCCCCTCTGTCCTGCCGGACATCTCCCCCTCAAGGGGGGAGATCGGATGTCAGTTCGGCCTTCGCCAATCATCAGCGTTGAAAGAAGAGCCCTCCGATGAAGCGGCCAATCTCCCCCCTTGAGGGGGAGATGTCCGGCAGGACAGAGGGGGGTGCTTGGCGCTAACCTCAAATGAGCTCGCCCTCAATTCAGCGGCGAACCGCCCTCGCGCTTGCGCCGCTCCATATAGTCGCGCAGCGCTTCGTTGATGCCGGGATCGATCGGCGGCTGTTCGTATTCGGCGACCATGCGTTTCCACACGACATTGGCGCGCTCGCGTGCCGTGACCTGGCCGCGCTCCATCCAGGTGTCGTAATTGTCCCAGTTGGACACCATCGGCGAATAGAAGGCGCGCTCGTAGCGCTGCATGGTGTGCGCGGCGCCGAAGAAATGTCCGGCCGGGCCGACCTCGCGCACCGCTTCCAGCGCCAGCGTGTCGATGTCGACCACCGGCGGGTCGAAATAGGCCGACATCATCTGCAGCATCTCGGCATCGATGACCAGTTTCTCGAAGGATGCGGTGAGCCCGCCGCCGAGCCAGCCGGCAGCATGCAGCACCAGATTGGCGCCGCCCATCAGGCAACCCCACAGCGACATGGCGCTCTCATAGGCGGCCTGCGCGTCGACCGAATTCGCGGCGGTGACATTGCTGGAGCGGAACGGCACGCCGATCAGCCGGCACAGCTGCCCGGTGATTTGCGCGGCTTGCGTGTATTCGGGCGTGCCAAAGGCCGGCGCGCCGGTCTTCATGTCGACATTCGAAGTGAAGCCGCCATACATCACCGGCACGCCGGGACGCACGATCTGGGTCAGCACGATGCCGGCCAGCGCCTCGGCATGTTGCTGCGACAGCGCACCGGCCAGCGTCACCGGGCTCATCGCGCCGGCCAGCGTGAACGGCGTGATGACATTGACCTGGCCGTGCTCGGCCAGCGCGATCAGGCCCTCGGCCATCGGCTCGTCGAGCTGCAGCGGTGAGTTGGTGTTGATGATGCCGGTGAAGACCGGCATCTCCAGCGCCAGCTTCTCGCGCGTCGTGCCGAGCGAAATCGCCACCATTTCCAGCGCGTCGGTGGCGCGACCGCGGCCGAGCGTCTGTGGCTGCCAGTTCTTGTCGAGCAAAGTGATCTCGGCATAGTAGAGGTCGAGATGGCGGGTGTTCTGATGCAGGTCAAGCGGCTCGAACGGGCCGCCGCCTTCCTGGTGCAGCACGTTGAACGACTGGATCAGCTTCAAATAATCACACATCTCGGCGTAGGTGCCGGGGCGGCGGCCGCGATCATTGTCCATGACATAGGCCGGGCCGCCGACCGACGACAGGATGCAGTGTCGCCCGCCGACCTTGACGTTCTTGGCCGGATTGCGGGCGCGCAGTTCGAAGGATGACGGCGCCATGGCGACGCGTTCCATCACCATGGCGCGGTCGAAGCGCACCCGCATCTCGCCTTCGTCGACATCGCAACCAGCGGCGCGATAGAACTGCCGCGCCTGCGGCTGCAGCACGCGCATGCCGATCTCTTCGAGGATGGTGAGGCCCATTTCGTGGATCGTTTGCACCTGATCATCAGACAGGATCTCGATCGGCGCGTAGGGGCGTGTCAGCTGCTTCCACGGCCGCTGCTCGATGCCGCCGATCTCGCGCTGCGGGCGGCCGGGTCTGCGACGTGCGGCGGTGCGTTCCATGACCTTCTCCTATTCGGCTGCCGTTCGCATATCGAAATCCGCCACCGCATCGACGATCGGCGTGTCGCGGCGATAGGGCTGCCAGCGGGCCTTTGCACCTATCTCTCGAGCCAGCTTGTGGCCGCTGTGCACGGCATGGGCGATGGCGCCGGGAGCCAGCGTGTCGCCGATGCGATCGACGCTGCGGATGCCGGCAGCGGCAAGCGCGTCCGCCCGTTCCGTCAACGCCTCGAACAGCTCGTTGCGCGGCAATCTCAGCCCAACGATCAGCACCGAGCGGCAGGCGACGTGGGTTTCCTCGCCGGTGAACAGATGCGCCAGCGTTGCCGTCTCGCCGTCGAAGGATTTCAGCAGATGCAGCGTCGTCACCGGCACCTTGCGCCGCGCCAGCGCGCGATGCACCAGCGGCAGCTCGTTGGTCATGATCGTCCAGGCGGACGCTTGGCCGGCGGGGGTCACATAACTGACCGGGATGCCATGCGCGGCCAGATGTTCGGTGAGAACACCTCCCATGTAGTAATTGTCGAAATCGAAGACCAAGGTCGGTCCCTGTGGGAGCCGGCCGGCGGCGATGTCGTCGGGTGTGAACACATTGGGATGGTCGAGCCGGCCGACCGGAATCTCCAGCGAGGAATAGAGCATGTTGGTCCAGCGCGCGCCGGTCGCCAGCACCACGCGGTCGGGCGCCAGATCGATGATCTCGTCCGCGCCCAAAACACTCTCGGGATAGAGCGAGACATTGCTCATCTCGCCGAGGCGGCCGAGGCGGTAGTCGACGACGCGGTTCCAGGCCGAGAGGCCGGGCAGCGTCTTCTCGAAGGTCAGCCGCCCGCCGAAGCTGCGGCTGCTGTCGGCGAGCGTCACCTCATGGCCGCGTCGGCCGAGGGTGAGCGCGCATTCGAGCCCGGCGGGGCCGCCACCGACGATCAGGATGCGCTCGGGCTTGTCGGTACGGTCGACACGCTCGGGATGCCAGCCGCGCCGCCATTCCTCGCCAGCGGTCGGGTTCTGGGTGCAGCGCACCGGCACGCCGTCATGCCAGCTTGAGATGCAGATGTTGCAGCCGATGCATTCGCGGATCTCGGCCTCGCGGCCTTCACGGATCTTGGCCGGCAGGAAGGGGTCGGCGATCGAGGGCCGCGCGCCGCCGATGAAGTCGAGCACGCCGCGCTTGATCTGCGACACCATTGTGTCGGGCGAGGTGAAGCGGCCGACACCGACCACCGGCTTTTTGGTCAGCGATTTGACGAAATCGATGACCGGCTCGTGGCTGCCTTCGCCGGTGAAGCGCGATGCCGAACAGTCGGTCGGGCTGGAATCCATCTTGACGTCGAACAGGTCGGGCAGCTCGGCCAGCAGCTCGATCAGCTCGTGCGCTTCGGAAGGCTGGTTGCGGCCCGGCCGGCTGCGCAGTTCCTCGAGGCTGACGCGCAAGGCGACGCCGCAATCCTTGCCGACGGCGTCCTTGGTGACCTCGATCATCTCGCGCACGAAGCGCACGCGGTTCTCGATCGATCCGCCGTACTCGTCGGTGCGATGATTGTATTCCGGCAGCAGGAATTCGTAGCCGAGATAGCCCATGCCGGCATAGACATAGACGACGTCGAAGCCAGCCGTGCGCGCCTTGCGCGCCGCCTCGGCCTGGCACCTCAACACCTCACGGATGTCGGCCTTGTCCATCGTCTTCGGCCGCAAATTGCCCATGAAGCCGACATGCGTGGCCATCCACGGAATTCCCGACGGCGACAGCGGTGGCAGGCGGCTCGCCCTGTTCATGACGGATGCGCCGCCATGCCACAGTTCCACACCGGCAAGCGATCCGTGACGGTGCACGGCTTCCGTCATCAACGCATGGGCGCGGATGTCGTTGTCGTCCCACAGCGTGGCGAAAGGCAGCGGCGTGTCGTCCGAACTGGGGTCGATCGAACAGGCGCCGGTGCAGATCACGCCCCAGCCGCCCTCGGCCTTGGCTTCGCGAAAGGCGGCACGCACGCGCGGCAGCGCGTTGGTCATGCCGCTGGCGTGCGGCACCTGATAGAAGCGGTTCGGCGCGGTGACCGGCCCGATGCGCATCGGTTCGAACAGGATTTCGTAGCGGGGATTGCAGGTCATCAGGGTTTCGCAAACACGCTTGTTGAACGATCGTACAACAAGCATATTCGCTGATATTGCAGAACGCAATGGCCCAAAGCATCGGTGCAGGGATCGGTCCGAAAAGGAGAGCCCGTGCGATGGTGTTTCGGCGGGCTGGTCGTCTGGTGTTCACAACACGATCATATTTGTCCAAATTGGACAGATCTTGGAACCGGTCAGCCATATTTCGGGCTATCTTCTGCTCGCCTGTCGTTCCTCGCCAGCCTCGAAGGCCGCTCGACCCCTTTTGGGAGTCGCCGCGTTCAGATCGCTGGCAACGGTCTGCCGGGCACTTTGGGAGGAATGTCGTGACACTGTTTGCCGTCCACTGCCTGGACCATGCCGACGCCCTGCCCAGGCGCCTGGCCAACTATGAGGCGCACAAGGCGCATCTTGCCCAGGGACCGGTGAAGACCATCATCTCGGGTCCGCTGCTGGCCGGGGACGGCGAGACGATGATCGGCTCGCTCTTTGTGTTTTCCGCCGAAAAGATCGAGGATGTCAGGGCATTCAATGCCGCCGATCCCTTCAACGCGGCCAATGTCTGGCAGTCGGTCAGCATCAACCCGTTCCTGATGCGCGTCGACAACCGGAGCTAGAGCAATTCACCGTTTCACGGAAACGGCGAACTGCTCTAACTATTTGTTTTGACGCAATTCCGGACGGAAAACCGTTTCACACTTTTCCTGGAATTGCTCTAAGCCCGAGGCGAATTCATGGAACCCTTCGTCTATAACGCCCAGCCGGCCCGTGTCATTTTCGGATCCGGCACCATCCGGCAGCTGCCCGCGGAGCTCGATCGGCTGGGTTTGAAGCGCGTCGCCGTGCTGGCAACGCCGCCGCAGGAGCCGGAAGCGCGACGCCTCGTCGAACAGCTCGGCGGCCGCGCCGCCGGCGTCTATGCGCGGGCGACGATGCACACGCCGGTGGAGATCACCGAGGACGCACTGCGCGTCATCCTGGATCTCAAGGCCGACGGGCTCGTTGCCGTGGGCGGCGGCTCGACCACGGGTCTTGCCAAGGCCATTGCGCTGCGCACCGACCTGCCGCAGATCGTGGTGCCGACCACCTATGCCGGCTCGGAAATGACGCCGATCCTCGGCGAGACCAGGGATGGGGTGAAAGTCACCCAATCGAGCCCCAAGGTGCTGCCGGAGGTGGTGATCTACGACATCGACCTCACTCTGTCGCTGCCCGCGGCCATGTCCGGCACCAGCGGCTTGAATGCGATCGCGCATGCGGTCGAAGCGCTTTATGCACACGAGCGCAACCCGGTCATCAGCCTGATGGCGACAGAAGCGATCGGCGCGCTTGCCGCCGCCCTGCCGATCATCGCCGGCGATCCCGGGGACCGGGAAGCGCGCGCACAGGCGCTGTACGGCGCCTGGCTTTGCGGCATCTGCCTCGGCTCGGTGGGCATGGCGCTGCATCACAAGCTTTGCCATACGCTCGGCGGCAGCTTCGACCTGCCGCATGCCGAAACGCATGCGATCGTGCTTCCGCATGCGCTTGCCTACAACGCGCCGGCGGTGCCCGATGTGATGCACAGGCTGCGCGACGTGCTCGGCACGGACGAGCCGGCCATGGCGCTCTACGATCTTGCTGGAAGGGTCGGTGCACGGCGCGCGCTTGCGGACATCGGCATGCCGCAAAGCGGCATCGAGCTTGCGACGGACAGGGCGCTGTCCAACCCTTACTGGAACCCGCGCCCGCTGGAGCGCGAAGCGATCAAGGGCCTGATCGCCCGCGCCTATGCCGGGCAACGGCCGCGCCCCTGAGGCGTGGCGACATCTGGAGGAGGATCATCTTGGGCAAAGTCAAGGCCAGGCGCGCTGAGCCGCCGAAATATCCGTATTTCGAGGAGGAAACCTCGGTCGATGTCGTCAACGCGCGCATGGGGCCCGATGTCGATCCGCGCCTGCGCGAGGTGATGAGCGTGCTGGTCAAGCATCTGCACGCCGCCATCAAGGAAATCGAGCCCACGCATGAGGAATGGCTCAAGGGCATCACCTTCCTGACCGAAGTCGGCCAGATGTGTTCGGACTGGCGGCAGGAATTCATCCTTTTGTCCGACACGCTCGGCGTCTCGATGCTGGTCGACGCCATCAATCACCGGCGGCCGAATGGCGCGACGGAGAATACCATCCTGGGACCATTCTACGTGCCCGAGGCGCCGCGCTACGAGCACGGCACGAATATCTGCCTGGACGGCAAGGGCGAGCCGCTGGTGGTGCGCGGACGCGTGGTGGATACCGAAGGCAAACCGGTGGCCGGCGCGCTGATCGACGTCTGGCAGACCAATGACGACGGCTTCTACGACGTTCAGCAGAAAGGGCTGCAGCCGGACTGGAACCTGCGCGGCGTGTTCACCAGCGGCGAGAACGGCGACTACTGGTACCGGGCCGTCAA includes:
- a CDS encoding ABC transporter permease encodes the protein MSSVADASLSVPDRQRFPLLRALLADPFTCVALILVTGFLVTAIFAPWLAPYSPVKIDVLHKLQPPSVEHWFGTDHLGRDLLSRVIYGARTALTIAMVSVAIAGAIGLMLGLIAGYGPRWLDAILVLSFDSLNSLPMIMFALAIITVLGAGTGTLIIVIAATSFPSYARLIRAQTLALKNSDYILAERLIDASGARIIFSHLLPNVVGSLIILLSMDIPVVIMVEAGLSFLGLGVRPPTPSWGSILYDGYTSIRAAPFMVIFGGLPLVLATLGFTFLGEGLRDYLDPRLQLRRPA
- a CDS encoding trimethylamine methyltransferase family protein, translating into MERTAARRRPGRPQREIGGIEQRPWKQLTRPYAPIEILSDDQVQTIHEMGLTILEEIGMRVLQPQARQFYRAAGCDVDEGEMRVRFDRAMVMERVAMAPSSFELRARNPAKNVKVGGRHCILSSVGGPAYVMDNDRGRRPGTYAEMCDYLKLIQSFNVLHQEGGGPFEPLDLHQNTRHLDLYYAEITLLDKNWQPQTLGRGRATDALEMVAISLGTTREKLALEMPVFTGIINTNSPLQLDEPMAEGLIALAEHGQVNVITPFTLAGAMSPVTLAGALSQQHAEALAGIVLTQIVRPGVPVMYGGFTSNVDMKTGAPAFGTPEYTQAAQITGQLCRLIGVPFRSSNVTAANSVDAQAAYESAMSLWGCLMGGANLVLHAAGWLGGGLTASFEKLVIDAEMLQMMSAYFDPPVVDIDTLALEAVREVGPAGHFFGAAHTMQRYERAFYSPMVSNWDNYDTWMERGQVTARERANVVWKRMVAEYEQPPIDPGINEALRDYMERRKREGGSPLN
- a CDS encoding TetR/AcrR family transcriptional regulator is translated as MTEAQPDGAKKKRGAKKSPPRFSREQADVRRSMLIEAATRCLSVGGIGAFTIDRICKEAGVSRGLINHHFESLDGLLVEVYKSSLYASVNNQIAEAKRRRAETSDWSPQAALAALVHSNFSPGYFSRENLLIWLSLWGEIAVNPRLKAAHRELYDAYRAELAEDIAAVAVPRGRQVDAPALARNFIALVDGLWLEWCLDESVVTPQAAEAAGFEMLEGQVGPLRGG
- a CDS encoding ABC transporter ATP-binding protein, which produces MTGSLAASDLSVRYETPHGAVHALRHVDIAAHPGEVIGIVGESGCGKSTLVTALANLLPANARIDGSIRYNGVDLAKLDAHRQRLLRGDEIALVSQDPMTAFNPVLTIGDQLVDFQHHRKDLGRAQKRARIAAMLGRVGIADAERRMQSYPHELSGGMRQRVAIAAALLTDPGLLIADEPTTALDVTMEAQIIHLLRELRREYNGIIIVVSHHLGVIAELCDRVYVMYAGEVVEGGEVDAIFHDAQHPYTQALLACDPARFHKRLNRLPTIPGSLPNLTQPPSGCVYAPRCDRAFAPCGSIAPPLVKLAAAHVARCHAVTP
- a CDS encoding maleylacetate reductase; the encoded protein is MEPFVYNAQPARVIFGSGTIRQLPAELDRLGLKRVAVLATPPQEPEARRLVEQLGGRAAGVYARATMHTPVEITEDALRVILDLKADGLVAVGGGSTTGLAKAIALRTDLPQIVVPTTYAGSEMTPILGETRDGVKVTQSSPKVLPEVVIYDIDLTLSLPAAMSGTSGLNAIAHAVEALYAHERNPVISLMATEAIGALAAALPIIAGDPGDREARAQALYGAWLCGICLGSVGMALHHKLCHTLGGSFDLPHAETHAIVLPHALAYNAPAVPDVMHRLRDVLGTDEPAMALYDLAGRVGARRALADIGMPQSGIELATDRALSNPYWNPRPLEREAIKGLIARAYAGQRPRP
- a CDS encoding intradiol ring-cleavage dioxygenase; protein product: MGKVKARRAEPPKYPYFEEETSVDVVNARMGPDVDPRLREVMSVLVKHLHAAIKEIEPTHEEWLKGITFLTEVGQMCSDWRQEFILLSDTLGVSMLVDAINHRRPNGATENTILGPFYVPEAPRYEHGTNICLDGKGEPLVVRGRVVDTEGKPVAGALIDVWQTNDDGFYDVQQKGLQPDWNLRGVFTSGENGDYWYRAVKPRYYPIPDDGPVGKMLGALGRHPNRAAHIHFIISAPGYDPVITHIFTPDCQYLAEDAVFGVKDSLVADFKAVTDPTGAAELGFTSPYWAVNWDFVLARKSAGSA
- a CDS encoding YciI family protein; amino-acid sequence: MTLFAVHCLDHADALPRRLANYEAHKAHLAQGPVKTIISGPLLAGDGETMIGSLFVFSAEKIEDVRAFNAADPFNAANVWQSVSINPFLMRVDNRS
- a CDS encoding ABC transporter substrate-binding protein — protein: MTEWTMDRRAFLKAAGVLGAGLAMKPGFAWSAAGDTLRIRMEGDLQCLDPAFMNGGIEDVMMRGIYVSLNHFGDIRKGSPWSLWGAEKLEQKDAKTIAFTLIDGLKWSGGFGAVTSDDVKFSFERIADKALASPWAYQFEKLDRVEVVDARNGIIHLKEPYQPIFVTSLPYYGGHIISRAGTEKAGGKFTTQPPATCGPYLFSDWQQKQKVTLSANPDWPGPKPDFGKVEIYVVSDDQAAQLAYEADAFDYTKIAISATKAVKASPPADTTLIEAQSTRYVWLTINMLSPRLKDLKVRQAVQYGVDVGQVLTGVYDDLTKRSTGVVQPGTKFARASNLIAAPDYEKSAALLKEAGVSDLSLTLTVMNDSIRTATAQIIQASLEQAGIKVEIQPYDEAAFWGVGDKTQGDGYKNIDLALMDFAGGIDPSENLVWFRPDQIGAYNWSGFDSAEFETSYQQLVAESDEAKRIVLSNRMEDLMEQSGGFVFICHQPLVAIHKTAFDPVIYPDGHPNPVLFKKKA
- a CDS encoding oligopeptide/dipeptide ABC transporter ATP-binding protein, with protein sequence MSPLLAVEDLSVSFVRGGLLNRLINPFPLLGFNVIDGVTLSLMPGETLGLVGESGSGKTTLARTILGLVRAAAGRIVFEGRDVQTPADFRAMRRRSAMMFQDPVASLSPRLRIGTLLTEPQIIQGLPMPDRRAAARALLALVGLPASFVDRFPHELSGGQARRVGVARALAMKPHLLLADEPTAGLDVSVQGDVLNLIGELKRELGFAAMIVTHNLAMIRHVSDRLAIMYLGRLVETGPTQDVFSAPMHPYTATLIQSEPIPDPRRRSQTPGVTGEIPSVFRRPSGCEFHTRCPIARERCKTEAPAYRPMGADRMVRCHFPLVSGGQEREAFSRASANQRGN
- a CDS encoding FAD-dependent oxidoreductase, coding for MTCNPRYEILFEPMRIGPVTAPNRFYQVPHASGMTNALPRVRAAFREAKAEGGWGVICTGACSIDPSSDDTPLPFATLWDDNDIRAHALMTEAVHRHGSLAGVELWHGGASVMNRASRLPPLSPSGIPWMATHVGFMGNLRPKTMDKADIREVLRCQAEAARKARTAGFDVVYVYAGMGYLGYEFLLPEYNHRTDEYGGSIENRVRFVREMIEVTKDAVGKDCGVALRVSLEELRSRPGRNQPSEAHELIELLAELPDLFDVKMDSSPTDCSASRFTGEGSHEPVIDFVKSLTKKPVVGVGRFTSPDTMVSQIKRGVLDFIGGARPSIADPFLPAKIREGREAEIRECIGCNICISSWHDGVPVRCTQNPTAGEEWRRGWHPERVDRTDKPERILIVGGGPAGLECALTLGRRGHEVTLADSSRSFGGRLTFEKTLPGLSAWNRVVDYRLGRLGEMSNVSLYPESVLGADEIIDLAPDRVVLATGARWTNMLYSSLEIPVGRLDHPNVFTPDDIAAGRLPQGPTLVFDFDNYYMGGVLTEHLAAHGIPVSYVTPAGQASAWTIMTNELPLVHRALARRKVPVTTLHLLKSFDGETATLAHLFTGEETHVACRSVLIVGLRLPRNELFEALTERADALAAAGIRSVDRIGDTLAPGAIAHAVHSGHKLAREIGAKARWQPYRRDTPIVDAVADFDMRTAAE